The Daphnia pulex isolate KAP4 chromosome 3, ASM2113471v1 genome includes a region encoding these proteins:
- the LOC124189929 gene encoding alpha-crystallin B chain-like, translated as MRWLKEGSIFKLEVNVAPFGSTGIKVFMTHGGDLIVHAGHDEQMENDGHISRRFEGRIAIPMGVDANSIESSLSPDGILTIVAQETANKYERIIPVFPADPHRHLSDHPHYVSPGGP; from the exons ATGAGGTGGCTCAAGGAGGGTTCGATCTTCAAG CTGGAAGTGAATGTGGCGCCGTTCGGATCGACCGGAATCAAGGTGTTTATGACACACGGAGGGGATCTCATCGTCCACGCCGGACACGACGAACAAATGGAGAACGACGGACACATCAGCAGGAG ATTTGAAGGGCGGATCGCTATTCCGATGGGTGTGGATGCCAACAGCATCGAGTCATCTCTTTCACCGGATGGGATACTGACGATCGTAGCCCAGGAAACGGCCAACAAGTACGAGCGAATCATTCCGGTCTTTCCAGCCGATCCTCATCGTCACTTGTCTGACCATCCACACTACGTCTCTCCCGGTGGACCCTAA